From a region of the Rouxiella sp. S1S-2 genome:
- the proB gene encoding glutamate 5-kinase gives MSGSQTLVVKLGTSVLTGGSRRLNRAHIVELVRQCAQQHAAGHRIVIVTSGAIAAGREHLGYPELPATIASKQLLAAVGQSRLIQLWEQLFSIYGIHIGQMLLTRADLEDRERFLNARDTMNALLDNHIVPVINENDAVATAEIKVGDNDNLSALAAILAGADKLLLLTDQPGLFTADPRTNPDAELIREVTGIDDALRGIAGDSVSGLGTGGMATKLQAADIACRAGIDTIIAAGSLPGVVGDVIAGNSVGTRFHAMETPLENRKRWIFGAPPAGEITIDDGAVSAMLERGSSLLPKGIRDVKGDFSRGEVIRIRNLTGRDLAHGVSRYNSDAMRMIAGHHSQQINDILGYEYGPVAVHRDDMIVS, from the coding sequence ATGAGTGGCAGCCAAACGTTGGTTGTAAAACTGGGCACCAGCGTGCTCACCGGTGGCTCACGCCGCCTTAACCGTGCCCACATTGTTGAACTGGTGCGCCAGTGCGCTCAGCAACATGCGGCAGGGCATCGTATCGTTATCGTCACTTCTGGCGCCATTGCGGCCGGACGCGAACATCTTGGCTACCCCGAACTCCCCGCCACCATCGCCTCCAAGCAGCTATTGGCGGCGGTAGGGCAGAGCCGTTTGATTCAACTGTGGGAACAGCTGTTCTCTATTTATGGCATCCACATTGGGCAGATGCTGCTGACCCGTGCTGATCTCGAAGACCGCGAACGCTTTCTCAACGCCCGCGACACCATGAATGCGTTGCTCGATAACCACATCGTGCCGGTGATTAACGAGAATGACGCGGTCGCTACTGCCGAAATTAAAGTTGGCGATAACGACAATCTTTCCGCATTGGCCGCCATTTTGGCCGGTGCCGATAAACTGCTGCTGTTGACCGACCAGCCGGGCCTGTTTACCGCCGATCCGCGTACCAACCCCGACGCGGAGTTAATTCGCGAAGTGACCGGTATCGACGATGCACTGCGCGGCATTGCCGGCGATAGCGTCTCCGGGCTTGGCACCGGCGGTATGGCGACTAAGTTGCAGGCCGCCGACATTGCATGCCGCGCCGGTATCGACACGATTATTGCCGCGGGCAGCCTGCCTGGCGTAGTTGGCGATGTGATAGCCGGTAACTCGGTCGGCACACGTTTTCATGCCATGGAAACCCCGTTAGAGAACCGCAAACGTTGGATCTTTGGTGCGCCGCCTGCCGGTGAAATTACCATTGATGACGGCGCTGTTTCCGCGATGCTCGAGCGCGGTAGCTCGCTGCTGCCCAAAGGCATTCGCGACGTGAAAGGTGATTTCTCGCGCGGCGAAGTGATCCGCATTCGCAATCTTACCGGTCGCGATTTGGCACACGGCGTCAGCCGCTATAACAGTGATGCAATGCGCATGATTGCCGGGCACCACTCCCAGCAAATCAACGATATTCTCGGATATGAATACGGTCCTGTTGCCGTTCACCGCGACGATATGATCGTTAGTTAA
- the proA gene encoding glutamate-5-semialdehyde dehydrogenase, whose translation MLEQMGKAARQASYQLSTLSTAQKNAALMLIADMLEANSQSIIQANELDMAAARENGMKESLLDRLLLTPARLTAIANDVRDVCRLSDPVGQVIDGAQMDSGLKLQRRRVPLGVVGVIYEARPNVTIDVASLCLKTGNAVILRGGKETHHTNLATVNVIQKALEQCGLPGAAVQAIQSPDRALVAEMLRLDKYIDMLIPRGGAALHKLCREQSTIPVITGGIGVCHTFVDESVDFDKALTVIESAKVQRPSACNSLETLLVHEAIASRFLPALSEKMQAAGVTLHASVSALPWLKNGPATVVEVKDEDYQDEWLSLDLNVTVVEDLEAAVAHIRHYGTEHSDAILTRSISSAERFVNEVDSSAVYVNASTRFTDGGQFGLGAEVAVSTQKLHARGPMGLEALTTYKWIGYGDDLVRP comes from the coding sequence ATGTTGGAGCAAATGGGCAAAGCCGCCAGACAGGCGTCTTACCAGCTTTCTACATTGAGCACCGCGCAAAAAAATGCCGCGCTGATGCTGATTGCCGACATGCTTGAGGCCAACAGCCAGAGCATTATTCAGGCTAACGAACTCGACATGGCCGCCGCGCGCGAAAACGGCATGAAAGAGTCACTGCTCGACCGCCTGCTGTTGACCCCGGCACGCCTGACCGCCATTGCCAACGACGTGCGCGACGTGTGCCGCCTCAGTGACCCGGTGGGTCAAGTGATCGACGGCGCGCAGATGGACAGCGGATTAAAGCTGCAGCGTCGACGCGTGCCGCTTGGCGTCGTCGGCGTGATTTATGAAGCGCGTCCCAACGTCACCATTGACGTTGCCAGCCTGTGTTTGAAAACCGGCAACGCCGTCATTCTGCGCGGCGGTAAAGAGACGCATCATACTAATTTGGCAACGGTAAACGTTATTCAGAAAGCGCTTGAACAGTGTGGACTGCCCGGCGCCGCCGTTCAGGCTATTCAAAGCCCGGACCGCGCGCTGGTGGCCGAGATGCTGCGCCTTGATAAATACATCGACATGCTTATCCCGCGCGGTGGTGCTGCGTTGCATAAACTGTGCCGCGAGCAGTCGACTATTCCGGTCATCACCGGCGGCATTGGCGTGTGTCACACCTTTGTTGATGAAAGCGTTGATTTCGACAAAGCGCTGACGGTAATTGAAAGCGCCAAAGTACAGCGCCCGAGCGCCTGTAACAGCCTCGAGACGCTACTGGTGCATGAAGCGATTGCCAGCCGCTTCCTGCCTGCGCTTAGCGAGAAGATGCAGGCTGCAGGCGTCACTTTGCACGCCAGCGTTTCCGCGTTGCCTTGGCTTAAAAACGGACCTGCCACTGTCGTTGAAGTGAAAGACGAAGACTATCAGGACGAGTGGCTGTCATTGGATCTCAACGTTACCGTGGTGGAAGACCTCGAGGCCGCCGTGGCGCACATCCGTCACTACGGCACCGAGCATTCCGACGCCATTTTGACGCGTTCAATCAGCAGCGCGGAGCGCTTTGTTAACGAGGTTGACTCCTCGGCAGTGTACGTTAACGCCAGCACGCGCTTCACCGACGGCGGCCAATTTGGCCTGGGCGCTGAAGTGGCGGTAAGCACCCAAAAACTCCACGCCCGAGGGCCGATGGGCCTCGAAGCACTGACCACTTATAAGTGGATCGGTTACGGGGATGATTTAGTGAGACCTTAG
- a CDS encoding aldose 1-epimerase family protein — MKKRILAGVILALISSQVAAKSWMLTDADTSTEKGNWQINSSQLKLGNEPFSIEQKVLHGGKQEGSKVITLTSKNGLTIMLSPTRGMDLLRVTGHGVRLGWDSPVNEVVNPAYINLESRNGLGWLEGFNEMMVRCGFEWTGHPVTKDGVIYTLHGKAGNTPASKVEVIVDDKAPHEIRIRGLLKEHTFKKANLETWTELRYVPGSDSFTVHDVLTNKADYPHDYQIIYHSNFGTPILEENARFIAPLESVSPFNEYAKKGLDHWATYGAPTKDFDEMVFNLKPKADSSGKTLAAVINSKGDKGASIEFDTHQLPLLTMWKNTDTLKQGYVTGIEPGTNYAYPVTIEKEQGRVKQLQAGQSTEFTLTYSLLKDAAAVSKVEQRVKDIQGNESVKVDEKPIAVE, encoded by the coding sequence ATGAAAAAGCGTATTCTGGCAGGGGTAATTCTGGCATTAATCAGCTCACAGGTGGCGGCAAAAAGTTGGATGCTGACCGATGCTGACACCAGTACGGAAAAGGGAAATTGGCAGATAAACAGCTCACAGCTGAAGTTAGGTAATGAACCTTTCAGCATTGAGCAAAAGGTGCTTCACGGCGGTAAACAGGAGGGATCGAAGGTTATCACGTTGACCAGTAAAAATGGCCTGACTATCATGCTAAGCCCGACGCGGGGTATGGACCTGCTGCGCGTAACCGGACACGGCGTGCGCCTTGGTTGGGATTCGCCGGTCAATGAAGTGGTGAATCCTGCTTATATAAATCTTGAAAGCCGTAACGGCCTTGGCTGGCTGGAAGGTTTCAATGAGATGATGGTGCGCTGCGGATTCGAATGGACCGGCCATCCGGTCACCAAAGACGGTGTAATTTATACTCTGCACGGCAAGGCAGGAAATACGCCGGCTTCAAAAGTTGAAGTGATTGTTGATGATAAAGCGCCGCACGAAATCCGCATTCGCGGCCTGCTGAAAGAGCACACATTTAAGAAAGCTAACCTCGAGACCTGGACCGAACTCCGCTATGTGCCGGGCAGTGACTCGTTTACGGTTCATGACGTATTGACCAATAAAGCAGACTATCCGCACGACTATCAGATTATCTATCACAGTAACTTCGGCACGCCTATCCTTGAAGAAAATGCGCGGTTTATCGCTCCGCTGGAGTCGGTATCACCGTTCAATGAATATGCCAAAAAAGGATTAGACCACTGGGCAACCTACGGCGCGCCGACCAAAGACTTCGATGAGATGGTGTTTAACCTGAAGCCCAAAGCAGACAGCAGCGGTAAAACATTAGCCGCGGTGATTAACAGTAAGGGTGATAAGGGTGCATCGATTGAATTTGATACCCATCAGTTGCCGCTGCTCACTATGTGGAAAAACACCGACACCTTGAAACAAGGTTACGTTACCGGCATTGAGCCTGGCACCAACTATGCTTATCCGGTCACTATCGAGAAAGAGCAGGGGCGCGTTAAGCAATTGCAGGCGGGACAAAGCACAGAATTCACGCTGACCTATTCGTTGCTTAAAGATGCCGCTGCTGTTTCGAAAGTGGAACAGCGAGTAAAAGATATTCAGGGCAATGAGTCGGTAAAAGTGGATGAAAAGCCGATTGCCGTAGAGTAA
- a CDS encoding VOC family protein codes for MMDNAHKRLTRGINHIGLTVPDLEQATAFFKQALDAKFVYNGLTTDDEPRKGATTEKQLGLSTGTRVIKQRLLRIGNGANLELFEIVSNKQASPVGLEDIGWNHICFYVDDIEYTIKSVTSAGGTLLSEVHENSRHEDTEGNASVYFTTPWGSLVELQSIPNGYYYPENSETETWIPQADSQ; via the coding sequence ATGATGGATAATGCGCATAAAAGACTCACTCGAGGCATCAATCATATCGGTCTGACAGTGCCAGATTTGGAGCAGGCGACTGCATTTTTTAAACAGGCATTGGATGCAAAGTTTGTTTATAACGGTCTGACAACCGACGATGAGCCGCGAAAAGGGGCAACAACGGAGAAACAGTTGGGCCTCTCAACGGGTACGAGGGTTATCAAGCAACGTCTGCTACGCATTGGTAATGGTGCGAATCTGGAGCTGTTCGAGATAGTCAGCAACAAGCAGGCATCTCCGGTAGGTCTTGAAGATATTGGCTGGAATCACATCTGCTTTTATGTGGATGACATTGAATATACGATTAAAAGCGTGACGTCTGCGGGCGGCACGCTTCTTTCCGAAGTCCATGAAAACTCCCGCCATGAAGATACCGAAGGCAACGCCAGCGTTTACTTTACCACCCCTTGGGGCAGTCTGGTCGAGCTGCAGTCAATCCCCAACGGCTACTATTACCCAGAAAACAGCGAAACCGAAACGTGGATCCCGCAGGCAGACTCTCAATAA
- a CDS encoding shikimate 5-dehydrogenase, translating into MTKHLNKDTTICMSLAARPSNFGTRFHNYLYDALDLDYLYKAFTTQDLKGAIGGVRALGIRGCAISMPFKEECIPMLDELDASAKAINSVNTIVNSNGYLKAYNTDYIAIATLLKQYKVPNDFTFALRGSGGMAKAVACALKDAGFKQGFIVAKNEKTGTDLAKLYGFEWRKDMTDLKPDLLINATPIGMAGGEDADKLSFSEQQINSAQVIFEVVALPAETPLLKYAKSQNKAVITGSEVFAIQAVEQFVLYTGVRPNDELFQQAAKHARQGA; encoded by the coding sequence ATGACCAAACATTTGAACAAAGACACCACCATCTGCATGTCGCTCGCCGCCCGTCCGAGCAATTTCGGTACGCGTTTTCATAACTATCTCTACGATGCGTTGGATCTCGACTACTTGTACAAGGCATTTACCACGCAAGACCTCAAAGGGGCCATAGGTGGCGTACGCGCATTAGGCATTCGCGGCTGTGCGATTTCAATGCCGTTCAAAGAAGAGTGTATTCCTATGCTCGATGAACTGGACGCTTCGGCTAAAGCCATTAACTCTGTAAATACTATCGTTAATTCAAACGGTTACCTTAAAGCCTATAACACCGACTACATCGCAATTGCCACTCTGCTCAAGCAATATAAAGTTCCCAATGACTTCACTTTTGCCCTGCGCGGCAGCGGTGGCATGGCTAAAGCCGTGGCCTGTGCGCTGAAAGATGCCGGATTTAAACAGGGTTTTATCGTCGCCAAAAATGAAAAAACCGGCACTGATCTGGCCAAACTCTACGGCTTTGAATGGCGTAAAGATATGACCGATCTCAAACCTGACTTGCTGATTAACGCCACCCCCATTGGCATGGCGGGCGGTGAAGACGCCGACAAGCTTTCGTTCAGCGAGCAGCAAATCAATTCCGCACAGGTTATTTTTGAAGTGGTCGCCCTGCCTGCTGAAACGCCCCTGCTTAAATACGCAAAAAGTCAGAATAAAGCGGTGATTACCGGTTCTGAAGTGTTCGCGATTCAGGCGGTAGAGCAGTTTGTTCTTTACACCGGTGTTCGCCCTAACGACGAACTGTTCCAACAGGCGGCTAAACATGCACGTCAGGGTGCATAG
- a CDS encoding SgrR family transcriptional regulator, translating into MPSRRLEQQYLRLLDFFPMQKVSTTLQELADQLHCSKRHMRSLLVQMQELEWIDWQSVAGRGHRSQLVLLRNAHQLLVAKADKLLDEGNFDEAINLLGDEKQLVTSLLRSKLGYSIRDEYQSIRVPYYRTMPNLYPGTPLRRSELHLVRQIFNGLTRINEKSGGVEQDLAHQWRQIDPLQWRFYLRPGVQFHDGRELGSLDVVVSLTRCAQQSLFSHIKQIYQSGSLSVVIELTQPDAQLPLLLSHPAAMILPADHASRIDFASRPIGTGPYQVSENNDWRLLLKAFDHYFGFRALLDEVEVLMWPDLATLSLTDKSASSSNAIPAQSAAWLSSSISDVDYVAGHAVNFTGKPSDLSSEMFLERGGYFLLCDSRSEHWKTIEQRRWLREKLNPNLLIQQLIEPIRQFWVPTGSLLPSWFHCMDAGKSQAPHLPARLRLAYHEQHPEYSMLANDMKTILAAEGVELEVLELDYERWATGGAEADLWLGTVNFAVPEEWNVGAWMLGMPLLKHCLSGGDNSLFLEWLQQWREQTLSSQQLVQNVVGEGWLQPLFHHWMRLKGPEQAQGIHLNNLGWFDFKTTWMEPE; encoded by the coding sequence ATGCCAAGCCGTCGTCTTGAACAGCAATATTTGCGCCTGCTGGACTTTTTCCCGATGCAGAAGGTGAGCACCACGCTTCAGGAGTTGGCGGACCAACTTCATTGCAGCAAAAGGCACATGCGCAGTCTGCTGGTTCAAATGCAGGAATTGGAGTGGATTGACTGGCAGTCAGTCGCCGGACGTGGCCATCGTTCGCAACTGGTCCTGCTAAGAAATGCCCACCAACTGCTGGTGGCAAAAGCCGATAAACTATTGGATGAAGGCAATTTCGACGAGGCGATTAACCTGCTTGGCGATGAAAAACAGCTGGTGACCTCACTGTTGCGCAGTAAGCTTGGATACAGTATTCGCGATGAATATCAGTCAATAAGAGTGCCTTACTACCGAACGATGCCTAACCTTTATCCGGGTACGCCGCTACGACGTTCCGAGTTGCATCTGGTTCGACAGATTTTTAACGGACTAACGCGTATCAACGAGAAAAGTGGCGGCGTTGAGCAAGACCTTGCGCATCAATGGCGACAAATTGACCCACTTCAATGGCGTTTTTACCTGCGCCCCGGCGTGCAGTTTCATGACGGTCGCGAACTGGGGAGTCTCGACGTGGTGGTGTCGTTGACTCGTTGCGCGCAACAGTCGCTTTTTTCTCACATCAAGCAGATTTATCAGAGCGGATCGCTGAGCGTTGTGATCGAACTTACTCAGCCAGATGCACAGCTTCCTCTTTTATTGTCTCATCCCGCGGCGATGATTTTGCCAGCAGACCACGCCTCTCGCATCGATTTTGCTTCACGCCCCATTGGAACCGGTCCTTATCAGGTCAGTGAAAACAACGACTGGCGGCTGTTATTGAAGGCTTTCGACCACTATTTTGGATTCAGGGCACTGCTGGACGAGGTTGAGGTATTGATGTGGCCTGACCTGGCAACGCTGTCATTAACGGATAAAAGCGCCTCCTCTTCTAATGCTATACCTGCGCAGTCCGCGGCCTGGCTAAGTTCGAGTATTAGTGATGTGGACTACGTTGCTGGTCACGCGGTGAATTTTACCGGTAAACCTTCCGACCTTTCGAGTGAAATGTTTCTGGAAAGGGGCGGGTACTTCTTGCTCTGTGACAGCCGGTCCGAACATTGGAAAACCATTGAGCAACGCCGCTGGCTGCGTGAAAAGCTCAATCCAAATTTACTGATTCAGCAGCTTATTGAACCTATCCGCCAGTTTTGGGTGCCCACTGGAAGCCTGTTGCCTTCGTGGTTTCACTGCATGGATGCCGGAAAATCTCAGGCTCCGCATCTTCCTGCCAGGTTGAGGTTGGCCTATCACGAGCAGCATCCTGAATACTCTATGTTGGCTAATGACATGAAGACAATTCTTGCCGCCGAGGGGGTGGAACTTGAGGTGCTTGAGCTTGACTATGAGCGCTGGGCAACAGGTGGCGCGGAGGCTGACCTGTGGCTGGGAACGGTGAACTTCGCGGTTCCCGAAGAGTGGAATGTGGGCGCATGGATGCTGGGCATGCCGCTTCTAAAACACTGCCTCTCGGGGGGAGATAACTCGCTTTTTTTAGAATGGTTACAGCAGTGGCGCGAGCAGACTTTAAGCTCACAGCAGTTGGTTCAAAACGTGGTGGGTGAGGGATGGCTTCAGCCGCTTTTCCACCACTGGATGCGCCTAAAAGGACCCGAGCAGGCGCAGGGTATCCACCTTAATAACCTCGGCTGGTTTGACTTCAAAACCACCTGGATGGAGCCGGAGTAA
- a CDS encoding DMT family transporter, whose product MPYLLLILATLFWGGNYVAGHMLVSTVNPYLLSLIRWGLTSALMFSLYWQTIKNEWHYLTENLLINSLYAFLGQVCFPLTLYIGLQYTSALNAAIYISVTPCLVIIINFLFFHEKITRRNIVGAGVSTAGVIYLAYANARGGSSFSAFGVGDILTIISALSWAFYCALLRLKDKRVTNTAFVGFCSLVGTIILLPIYLGYRLFSHDDSLLTQAINFPTVLGVLYLVIFPSWLAYVFWNKGVSMIGTTRSEIFTHIIPVSGGLLSILLLGETFQTYHLISLVLIVFGITCCSGKSKLE is encoded by the coding sequence ATGCCTTATTTATTACTGATTTTAGCGACACTTTTTTGGGGGGGTAATTATGTTGCCGGTCATATGCTGGTCAGCACGGTTAATCCCTATTTATTAAGCCTGATTCGTTGGGGGCTCACTTCGGCACTGATGTTTTCACTCTATTGGCAAACCATCAAAAATGAGTGGCACTACCTGACAGAAAATCTGCTAATAAATTCACTCTACGCTTTTTTGGGCCAGGTTTGCTTCCCTCTCACCCTATACATTGGACTGCAGTATACAAGCGCCTTGAACGCCGCCATCTATATCTCCGTTACACCCTGCCTGGTCATCATCATAAATTTTTTGTTTTTTCACGAAAAGATTACCCGCAGGAATATCGTCGGTGCTGGTGTCAGCACGGCAGGCGTTATCTATCTGGCTTATGCTAATGCCAGAGGGGGTTCATCGTTTTCTGCATTTGGGGTCGGTGATATTCTCACCATTATATCGGCATTAAGCTGGGCGTTTTACTGCGCATTATTGAGATTGAAAGACAAGCGAGTGACCAATACCGCCTTTGTTGGCTTCTGCTCGTTAGTGGGTACGATTATTCTGCTGCCAATCTATCTTGGATACCGCTTGTTTTCACATGATGACTCACTGCTAACTCAGGCGATCAATTTCCCTACTGTTTTAGGCGTGCTATATCTCGTGATTTTCCCTTCATGGTTGGCTTATGTTTTTTGGAACAAAGGGGTATCGATGATAGGCACCACCCGCAGCGAGATATTTACCCATATTATCCCTGTTTCCGGCGGCCTGCTCAGTATCCTGTTATTAGGTGAGACCTTTCAAACCTATCATCTGATCTCACTCGTCCTTATCGTGTTTGGTATTACTTGCTGCTCGGGAAAAAGTAAACTGGAGTGA
- a CDS encoding iron-containing redox enzyme family protein, whose translation MFNLKEVKSTIENDRYNFTKRLISYINQQTPCNIEGSVIDIDKILSDAYDENSLDAQKVIHNALFMIYQINLCNPLSTAATHQYDPILLSIRNKIETRWLSHEFTDLQSINLSSGYENCAKFLINLWRNHNASHHPLFDFIEKEATEEQLYLFLKSDSALNLLFFDLVAYTLIGAPPETRATISENIWDEVGHGDNDFTHVNLYKDLLERRAISLPESHYIELYGVEAIAGHNAFMLGGINRRHYYKLLGVMAMTEVLDPPQYSKLVKGCTRLGLTVRDIHYYTEHIEVDIKHGEDWLYKVINVITQQHPEAANEFYLGSVLRLNTAEKYYDNLLSEFKKI comes from the coding sequence GTGTTTAATCTAAAAGAAGTCAAATCGACCATTGAAAATGACAGATATAATTTCACAAAAAGACTTATTTCATACATCAACCAACAAACGCCCTGTAATATTGAAGGAAGTGTTATTGATATCGATAAAATCTTGAGCGATGCCTATGATGAAAATTCTTTAGATGCGCAAAAAGTGATTCACAATGCGCTATTTATGATTTACCAAATAAATTTATGCAACCCATTATCTACCGCCGCCACGCATCAATATGATCCTATCTTGCTCAGCATCAGAAATAAAATTGAAACCCGATGGCTCTCGCACGAATTTACCGACCTGCAGAGTATTAACCTTTCTTCCGGTTATGAAAACTGCGCTAAATTCTTGATAAATCTTTGGAGAAACCACAACGCCTCTCATCACCCATTGTTCGATTTTATAGAGAAAGAAGCGACAGAAGAACAACTTTATCTATTTCTAAAGAGTGACAGCGCCCTTAATTTGCTTTTTTTCGACCTGGTAGCTTATACGCTAATTGGTGCACCACCGGAAACCCGAGCGACTATCAGTGAAAATATCTGGGATGAAGTCGGTCACGGAGATAACGACTTTACTCACGTAAATCTGTATAAGGACCTGCTTGAGAGGCGAGCTATTTCCCTGCCGGAGAGCCATTATATTGAGCTGTATGGGGTGGAGGCGATTGCAGGACATAATGCTTTTATGCTCGGAGGCATTAACCGCCGCCATTACTACAAGCTACTCGGCGTAATGGCAATGACCGAAGTACTCGACCCACCACAATATTCAAAACTGGTAAAAGGCTGCACACGACTCGGGCTCACGGTCAGAGACATACATTATTATACCGAACACATCGAGGTCGATATCAAACACGGCGAAGACTGGCTTTATAAGGTCATTAATGTAATTACCCAACAACACCCTGAGGCAGCAAACGAGTTTTACCTTGGCAGTGTATTACGATTAAATACGGCTGAAAAATATTATGACAACTTACTTAGCGAATTTAAAAAAATATAA
- a CDS encoding serine hydrolase has protein sequence MSDKAFHWSWITREGHQDASAQVTARFPYWSFTKTVIAICALKLSEIGVVELDTHLDGEAYTLRQLLQHTAGIADYGQIADYHRDVAAQQLPWPREKLLAAVREKGTLFPPGGGWAYSNVGYMLAREHLESASGQRFADLLEKLIVTPLGLQSVELATTQKQFASLHWQAAAQYHPGWVYHGCLTGTANDAAKILHALFSGELLSETLREQMLVRYPLGGVIPGRPWTECGYSLGLMSGKVEQGIRAIGHSGAGPFCVNAVYHFPDRDDPITVACFTKGADEGLAEFYATRLANER, from the coding sequence ATGTCAGATAAGGCGTTTCATTGGAGTTGGATTACGCGTGAAGGTCATCAAGACGCAAGTGCACAAGTGACGGCTCGTTTTCCTTATTGGAGTTTTACCAAAACCGTTATTGCCATTTGTGCCTTAAAGCTTTCTGAAATTGGTGTAGTTGAGCTCGATACTCACCTTGATGGTGAAGCCTATACGCTGCGTCAATTGCTCCAGCATACCGCCGGTATTGCTGACTACGGGCAGATTGCCGATTATCATCGCGACGTTGCAGCTCAGCAATTGCCCTGGCCGCGAGAAAAACTGTTGGCCGCCGTAAGGGAGAAAGGTACGCTGTTTCCTCCGGGCGGCGGATGGGCCTATTCCAACGTCGGCTATATGCTGGCCCGTGAACATCTTGAGTCCGCCTCAGGGCAACGTTTTGCAGATTTGCTGGAGAAGTTAATTGTTACTCCGCTGGGTTTACAGAGCGTTGAGCTTGCCACTACGCAAAAACAGTTTGCAAGTCTGCATTGGCAGGCCGCCGCGCAGTATCATCCTGGTTGGGTCTATCATGGCTGCCTGACGGGAACCGCAAACGACGCCGCCAAAATTTTGCACGCGCTGTTTAGTGGTGAATTACTGAGTGAGACCCTGCGTGAACAAATGCTGGTACGCTATCCGTTAGGCGGTGTGATCCCTGGACGGCCGTGGACCGAGTGTGGCTACAGTTTGGGGCTGATGAGCGGCAAAGTAGAGCAGGGGATAAGGGCCATTGGCCATTCAGGCGCCGGACCATTCTGCGTAAACGCGGTCTATCATTTTCCCGACCGCGATGATCCGATAACCGTGGCTTGTTTCACCAAGGGCGCAGATGAAGGACTTGCCGAATTTTATGCCACACGGCTTGCCAACGAGAGATGA
- a CDS encoding DUF3237 domain-containing protein codes for MHPELKHSFSVEIRVDKPTVINATADGGKRQLIAIVEGKVTGRLTGSVLPGGIDSQIVHPDGTCHLSARYGLQTRQGCVYIENNGIRRIPEEWRNKLFGEDMSFFNQIPPEEIYFKAVPKFEVYSEALRWMTESIFICTGQRTAEGVSLKFYELL; via the coding sequence ATGCACCCTGAGCTCAAACACAGTTTTTCTGTTGAGATACGCGTTGATAAGCCAACGGTCATTAATGCCACCGCAGACGGCGGAAAACGCCAGCTTATTGCTATTGTGGAGGGGAAGGTCACCGGCAGATTAACGGGTTCTGTCTTGCCGGGCGGCATTGACAGCCAAATCGTGCATCCAGATGGTACCTGCCACCTTTCGGCGCGCTATGGCCTGCAAACCCGCCAAGGCTGTGTTTACATTGAAAACAACGGTATTCGCCGTATCCCTGAGGAATGGCGCAATAAATTGTTTGGGGAAGACATGTCTTTCTTCAACCAGATCCCGCCTGAAGAAATCTATTTCAAAGCAGTACCTAAATTTGAAGTTTATAGTGAAGCACTGCGCTGGATGACCGAATCGATTTTCATCTGCACCGGACAACGCACCGCAGAGGGGGTTTCGCTGAAGTTTTATGAGCTTTTATAG
- a CDS encoding type III secretion apparatus InvB, which produces MHYNIAERLRKTLSNMGYPVESHQFDAHSTIEISFSNIPSLFFSVIDERLWLWSALSWMDSSTLSSWGTELWEELQEAICWVVTGQPVLGLGSEGYELKALVDDACFDEETNLEALLEAFYVLCLRLNERFSQSR; this is translated from the coding sequence ATGCACTACAACATTGCAGAGCGTTTGCGTAAAACCCTGAGCAACATGGGATATCCCGTTGAATCCCATCAGTTCGATGCGCACTCTACTATAGAGATCAGTTTTTCCAATATTCCAAGCCTGTTTTTCTCCGTGATTGATGAAAGGCTGTGGCTGTGGAGCGCGCTGAGCTGGATGGACAGTTCAACGCTTTCTTCCTGGGGAACCGAGCTATGGGAGGAGTTGCAGGAGGCTATTTGCTGGGTGGTGACGGGCCAGCCGGTGCTGGGATTAGGCAGCGAAGGCTATGAGTTGAAAGCGCTGGTGGACGATGCCTGTTTTGATGAAGAGACGAATCTTGAAGCTCTGCTTGAGGCCTTCTATGTGCTTTGCTTACGATTGAACGAACGCTTTAGCCAGTCGAGATAG